In one Parageobacillus genomosp. 1 genomic region, the following are encoded:
- a CDS encoding sigma-54 interaction domain-containing protein, with translation MKKVLIVGAGTGGTALLKLLHETTAFQVTAVVDIDETAPGIKLAREMNIAVGTDWRAFVSEEIDLVIEATGKQEVLDDIRARCAPNTNVVPGAVAHMLAELMEEKEMLIAKLKSETTRRGLIFNSSHDGMIVVDEYAYITDINNSAAEMIEVDKEKVIGKHILEVLPTSGLPRVLKTKQTEFHQEVKLANGKKIITTRIPMIDETGKLFGALAIFKDITELVKLAEEITDLKEMRMMLEAIIHSSEEAISVVDEHGNGILINPAYTRITGLTEEEVIGKPATADIAEGESMHMQVLKTRRPVRGVRMKVGPKNRDVVVNVAPIIVDGVLKGSVGVIHDVSEIQRLTAELNRARQIIRTLEAKYSFADIIGTSEGIKVAIEQAKVAAKTPVTILLRGESGTGKELFAHAIHNASDRKYNKFIRVNCAAIPETLLESELFGYEEGAFSGAKRGGKRGLFEEANNGSIFLDEIGELSANTQAKLLRVLQEGEIVRVGGTKPIPINVRVIAATNVNLEKAIAEGTFREDLYYRLNRMPIYIPPLRARKEDIPALCQHLIQKLNQDYGRNVEGVTPAALDLLLAYDWPGNVRELENVLGRAMIFMKFNEVMIDVHHIPPLDIPRADSSPHKNEKEPEIRPLEEMMEQYEASIIKQALRKYNNNKTATARALGISIRNLYYKLEKYNIDKNSTQ, from the coding sequence ATGAAAAAAGTATTAATCGTGGGAGCAGGAACTGGAGGAACGGCGCTGCTAAAACTGCTGCATGAAACAACGGCGTTTCAGGTAACAGCCGTAGTGGATATCGATGAGACGGCTCCTGGAATAAAACTGGCGCGAGAAATGAATATTGCTGTCGGCACGGATTGGCGTGCTTTTGTTAGTGAGGAAATCGACCTCGTTATTGAAGCGACAGGAAAGCAGGAAGTGTTGGATGACATTCGCGCTCGGTGCGCGCCAAATACGAACGTCGTGCCCGGAGCCGTCGCCCATATGTTGGCGGAACTGATGGAAGAAAAAGAAATGTTGATTGCAAAGTTGAAAAGCGAAACAACAAGACGCGGCTTAATTTTTAACTCGTCTCATGATGGCATGATTGTTGTTGATGAATATGCTTACATTACCGATATTAATAACAGCGCCGCCGAAATGATTGAAGTAGATAAGGAAAAAGTAATTGGAAAACACATTTTAGAAGTTCTGCCGACAAGCGGACTGCCGCGGGTATTAAAAACGAAACAGACGGAATTTCACCAGGAAGTAAAACTAGCCAACGGCAAAAAAATTATAACGACAAGAATTCCGATGATCGATGAGACCGGGAAACTGTTCGGCGCACTGGCGATTTTTAAAGATATTACCGAATTGGTGAAACTGGCCGAGGAAATTACCGACTTAAAAGAAATGCGCATGATGCTCGAAGCGATTATTCATTCGTCAGAGGAAGCGATTTCTGTTGTCGATGAGCATGGAAACGGCATTTTAATTAACCCGGCGTATACGCGCATTACCGGCCTGACGGAAGAAGAAGTAATCGGCAAGCCGGCGACAGCCGATATCGCCGAAGGGGAAAGCATGCATATGCAAGTGTTAAAAACGCGACGGCCCGTCCGCGGGGTGCGCATGAAAGTCGGGCCGAAAAACCGCGACGTGGTCGTGAATGTGGCGCCGATTATTGTCGACGGAGTGCTGAAAGGCAGCGTCGGGGTGATTCATGACGTATCCGAGATTCAGCGGCTGACAGCGGAACTCAATCGGGCAAGGCAAATTATCCGCACGCTCGAAGCGAAATATTCGTTTGCCGATATTATCGGTACGTCGGAGGGAATAAAGGTAGCAATTGAACAAGCGAAAGTAGCCGCAAAAACGCCAGTGACGATATTGCTGCGCGGTGAATCCGGCACGGGAAAAGAATTATTTGCTCACGCGATTCATAATGCAAGTGATAGAAAATATAACAAATTTATCCGTGTCAATTGTGCGGCCATTCCTGAAACACTATTAGAGAGCGAACTATTTGGTTATGAAGAAGGAGCATTTTCCGGGGCAAAACGCGGCGGCAAACGCGGCTTGTTTGAAGAGGCGAACAACGGCAGCATTTTCCTTGATGAAATCGGTGAGCTTTCCGCGAATACGCAGGCGAAACTGCTTCGCGTTTTGCAAGAAGGGGAAATCGTCCGCGTCGGAGGCACGAAGCCAATTCCGATTAACGTCCGTGTCATTGCCGCCACGAATGTCAACTTAGAAAAAGCGATTGCCGAAGGGACATTCCGCGAAGATTTATATTACCGCTTAAACCGCATGCCGATTTACATTCCGCCGCTGCGGGCAAGGAAGGAAGATATCCCGGCGTTGTGCCAGCATTTAATTCAAAAGCTGAACCAAGATTACGGGCGCAATGTCGAAGGAGTCACTCCGGCCGCGCTTGACCTCCTGCTCGCTTACGATTGGCCGGGGAATGTGCGTGAATTGGAAAACGTATTAGGCCGGGCGATGATTTTTATGAAGTTTAATGAAGTGATGATCGATGTTCATCATATTCCGCCCCTTGATATTCCGCGGGCCGATTCTTCTCCCCATAAAAATGAGAAGGAGCCGGAAATCCGTCCGCTTGAGGAGATGATGGAGCAATATGAAGCAAGCATCATCAAGCAGGCGCTGCGAAAATACAACAACAATAAAACGGCGACAGCGCGGGCGCTGGGCATTTCGATTCGCAATTTATATTACAAGTTGGAGAAATATAACATTGACAAAAATAGCACGCAATAA
- the recN gene encoding DNA repair protein RecN — protein MLAELSIKNFAIIESLSVSFEKGLTVLTGETGAGKSIIIDAIHLLIGGRGSVEFVRYGEEKAEIEGLFLLDDETHPCYDKCAEVGIDISEGMIVLRREIFATGKSVCRVNGKLVTTAVLREIGSTLVDIHGQHEHQELMDPSRHLPLLDEFGGAEIAEALAEYRAVYEKYEQLRKKLKKLNENEQQMAHRLDLLTFQLNEIQQANLQPNEDEQLMEEKVKIVNFQKIYEALKHSYEALSGEQRGLDWIGLAMSHLDDVASIDPALKEAYETIANSYYLLEDITYKLRDELEQLEYDPYRLDFIESRLSEINQLKRKYGSTIEEILQYAEKIAEEIDTIRNREIHVHELEKELKSVMEDLLIEAKNVTNVRKKYAKMLIDRIHQELKDLYMEKTKFDIVFAKREGPLDAPLLDGVPVKFHEDGVDVVEFYISTNVGEPLKPLAKIASGGELSRIMLALKSIFSKHQGVTSIIFDEVDTGVSGRVAQAIAEKIYRISIDSQVLCISHLPQVAAMADTHLFIAKQTDGTRTKTLVKALTEEEKVKEIGRMISGVEITELTKKHAKELLELATKIKQ, from the coding sequence TTGCTTGCGGAATTATCCATAAAAAATTTCGCCATTATCGAATCGCTGTCGGTTTCGTTTGAGAAAGGGTTAACAGTATTAACAGGGGAAACGGGAGCAGGAAAATCAATTATTATTGATGCGATTCATTTGCTGATTGGCGGCCGCGGTTCCGTAGAATTTGTCCGTTATGGAGAAGAGAAGGCGGAAATAGAAGGACTTTTTTTATTAGATGATGAAACTCATCCGTGTTATGACAAATGCGCCGAAGTCGGCATCGATATTAGCGAAGGAATGATTGTGCTGCGCCGCGAAATTTTCGCGACTGGAAAAAGCGTATGCCGCGTAAACGGAAAATTAGTAACGACAGCGGTATTGCGTGAGATTGGTTCGACGCTCGTTGATATTCACGGGCAGCATGAACATCAGGAATTAATGGATCCATCGCGGCATCTTCCGCTATTAGATGAATTCGGCGGCGCGGAAATTGCAGAAGCGCTGGCCGAATACCGCGCCGTTTATGAGAAATATGAACAATTGCGGAAGAAGCTGAAAAAATTAAATGAAAATGAACAACAAATGGCCCATCGCCTTGACTTGTTGACGTTTCAGCTTAATGAAATTCAGCAGGCAAATTTACAGCCAAATGAAGATGAACAATTGATGGAGGAAAAGGTAAAAATTGTTAATTTCCAAAAAATTTACGAAGCCTTGAAACATAGCTATGAAGCGCTGTCCGGTGAGCAGCGCGGCCTCGATTGGATAGGGCTGGCGATGAGCCATTTAGACGATGTTGCCTCCATCGATCCGGCGCTAAAGGAAGCGTATGAAACGATCGCCAACAGTTATTATTTATTAGAAGACATCACGTATAAATTGCGCGATGAACTCGAACAATTAGAATATGATCCATACCGTCTAGATTTCATCGAAAGCCGCCTAAGCGAAATTAATCAATTAAAACGAAAATACGGCTCGACGATTGAAGAGATTTTGCAATACGCGGAAAAAATTGCTGAAGAAATCGATACGATTCGAAACCGGGAAATCCATGTTCATGAACTGGAAAAAGAACTGAAATCGGTGATGGAAGATTTATTAATTGAAGCAAAAAACGTAACGAACGTTCGCAAAAAATATGCAAAAATGTTAATCGACCGTATCCATCAGGAACTAAAGGATCTATATATGGAAAAAACGAAGTTTGACATCGTATTTGCCAAGCGGGAAGGGCCGCTCGACGCACCGCTTTTGGACGGAGTGCCCGTTAAATTCCATGAAGACGGTGTCGATGTGGTCGAATTTTATATTTCCACCAATGTCGGCGAACCACTTAAACCGCTTGCCAAAATTGCTTCCGGCGGTGAGCTCTCTCGCATCATGCTGGCGTTAAAAAGCATTTTTTCCAAACATCAAGGCGTTACATCGATCATTTTTGATGAAGTCGATACAGGCGTCAGCGGCCGTGTGGCCCAAGCGATTGCCGAGAAAATTTACCGCATTTCCATCGATTCGCAAGTGCTCTGCATTTCCCACTTGCCGCAAGTAGCAGCAATGGCGGATACGCATCTGTTTATTGCCAAACAAACGGACGGAACCCGAACGAAAACGCTGGTGAAAGCATTGACAGAGGAAGAAAAAGTAAAAGAAATTGGACGGATGATTTCCGGTGTGGAAATTACGGAACTGACAAAAAAACATGCCAAAGAACTGCTCGAGCTAGCAACAAAAATCAAACAATGA
- the ahrC gene encoding transcriptional regulator AhrC/ArgR — MNKGQRHIKIREIIMSHDIETQDELVDMLKKAGFNVTQATVSRDIKEMQLVKVPMANGRYKYSLPSDQRFNPMQKLKRVLVDVFVKLDGAGNLLVLKTLPGNAHAIGVLLDNLDWNEIVGTICGDDTCLIICRTVKDADKVSKQLMEML, encoded by the coding sequence TTGAACAAAGGACAAAGGCACATTAAAATTCGTGAAATTATTATGAGTCACGACATCGAAACGCAAGATGAATTGGTCGATATGCTGAAGAAAGCAGGGTTTAACGTAACGCAGGCAACGGTATCAAGGGATATCAAAGAAATGCAGCTCGTCAAGGTGCCGATGGCCAACGGGCGCTATAAATACAGCCTGCCTTCTGACCAGCGCTTCAATCCGATGCAAAAACTCAAACGCGTTTTAGTAGATGTGTTTGTCAAATTGGACGGAGCGGGGAATTTGCTCGTTTTAAAAACGTTGCCGGGCAATGCGCATGCCATCGGCGTTTTATTGGATAATTTGGATTGGAACGAAATCGTCGGCACAATTTGCGGCGATGATACGTGCCTCATTATTTGCCGCACAGTGAAAGATGCGGACAAGGTATCAAAACAGTTGATGGAAATGCTTTAA
- the spoIVB gene encoding SpoIVB peptidase — MNTETIRKIVGVFLLILLMIIGMSKPMKEYLQIPKQIVLFEGEAVRFPTATLPVQATVKNAPKSIEVQRQAHSLSIKAKQSGEKKMVLEVAGMPIKQVDVKVLPTLKVIPGGQSIGVKLNTVGVLVVGYHLVETENGKKSPGEIAGIKVGDIITSINGKKIEKMSDLSPFIEESGKTGKPLHLQVLRDQHSFTTKLIPLKDKHDHAYRIGLYIRDSAAGIGTMTFYDPVSKKYGALGHVISDMDTKKPIVVQNGQIMKSTVTSIEKGSSGNPGEKLARFSESEEVIGNITENSAFGIFGTLTKPVENGIFTEPIPVALANQVKEGPAKILTVVEDNKVEQFDIEIVSTIPQKFPATKGLVIRVTDPRLLKKTGGIVQGMSGSPIIQDGKLVGAVTHVFVNDPTSGYGVHIEWMLNEAGIDIYGKQNKKAS, encoded by the coding sequence TTGAATACAGAAACAATCCGAAAAATCGTTGGGGTTTTTCTCCTTATTTTATTAATGATCATTGGCATGTCCAAGCCGATGAAAGAATATTTGCAAATTCCAAAACAAATCGTTCTGTTTGAAGGAGAAGCGGTACGGTTTCCTACCGCAACACTTCCAGTTCAAGCAACAGTAAAAAACGCTCCCAAATCAATAGAAGTTCAGCGACAAGCTCATTCGCTTTCTATAAAGGCAAAACAAAGTGGAGAAAAGAAAATGGTATTAGAAGTTGCCGGAATGCCGATCAAACAAGTGGATGTAAAAGTACTGCCGACGTTAAAGGTTATTCCTGGAGGGCAATCGATTGGCGTTAAGTTAAATACGGTAGGAGTTCTTGTTGTTGGCTACCATCTCGTCGAAACCGAAAACGGCAAAAAATCCCCGGGAGAAATAGCCGGGATTAAAGTAGGAGATATCATTACAAGCATTAATGGCAAAAAAATCGAAAAGATGAGCGATCTCTCCCCTTTCATTGAGGAATCAGGAAAAACAGGGAAACCGCTTCACCTCCAAGTTCTGCGTGACCAACACTCCTTTACGACTAAATTGATTCCGCTCAAGGATAAACATGACCACGCTTATCGCATTGGTCTATATATCCGGGATTCTGCTGCGGGAATTGGCACGATGACCTTTTATGACCCTGTTTCGAAAAAATATGGAGCACTCGGCCATGTCATTTCGGACATGGATACGAAAAAGCCGATTGTCGTGCAAAATGGGCAAATTATGAAATCAACGGTTACGTCGATTGAAAAAGGAAGCAGCGGCAATCCGGGGGAGAAATTAGCGCGATTTTCCGAGAGTGAAGAAGTAATTGGAAATATTACGGAAAACAGCGCGTTTGGCATTTTTGGAACGCTGACGAAACCGGTGGAAAACGGAATTTTTACCGAACCGATTCCCGTTGCTTTAGCGAACCAAGTAAAAGAAGGTCCAGCAAAAATATTGACGGTCGTAGAAGACAACAAAGTCGAGCAATTTGACATTGAAATTGTCAGCACCATTCCACAAAAATTTCCAGCCACTAAAGGTCTCGTTATCCGCGTCACCGACCCGCGGCTATTGAAAAAAACGGGTGGAATCGTTCAAGGCATGAGCGGAAGCCCGATTATTCAAGACGGGAAATTAGTTGGCGCTGTTACACACGTATTTGTGAATGACCCAACCTCAGGATATGGCGTTCATATTGAATGGATGTTAAACGAAGCAGGCATTGATATATATGGCAAACAGAACAAAAAGGCGAGCTGA
- the spo0A gene encoding sporulation transcription factor Spo0A — translation MFLKIKVCIADDNRELVSLLEEYISSQSDMEVIGTAYNGQDCLYMLEEKQPDILLLDIIMPHLDGLAVLEKIRTKLKQQPHVIMLTAFGQEDVTKKAVELGASYFILKPFDMENLVHHIRQIHGKTTPIMKKTAPSYQARDNKPKNLDASITSIIHEIGVPAHIKGYLYLREAIAMVYHDIELLGSITKVLYPDIAKKYNTTASRVERAIRHAIEVAWSRGNLESISSLFGYTVSMSKAKPTNSEFIAMVADKLRLEHKAS, via the coding sequence ATGTTCTTGAAAATCAAAGTATGTATTGCAGACGATAATCGCGAATTAGTTAGCCTGCTTGAGGAATATATTTCTAGCCAAAGCGATATGGAGGTAATCGGAACAGCTTATAACGGCCAAGATTGCTTATATATGCTCGAAGAAAAGCAGCCGGATATTTTGCTGCTAGACATTATTATGCCTCATTTAGACGGGTTGGCGGTGCTGGAAAAAATCCGCACGAAGCTGAAGCAGCAGCCGCACGTCATTATGTTAACGGCATTTGGCCAGGAAGATGTAACAAAAAAAGCGGTCGAACTCGGCGCTTCTTACTTTATTTTAAAACCGTTTGATATGGAAAATTTAGTGCATCATATCCGGCAAATCCATGGAAAAACAACGCCGATCATGAAAAAAACGGCTCCATCTTACCAAGCGCGCGACAACAAGCCGAAAAACTTGGATGCGAGCATTACAAGCATCATCCACGAAATCGGCGTTCCTGCCCATATTAAAGGGTATTTATATTTACGCGAAGCAATCGCCATGGTGTATCATGATATTGAATTGCTCGGTTCCATTACGAAAGTGCTTTATCCGGATATCGCGAAAAAATACAACACCACTGCTAGCCGTGTCGAACGGGCGATCCGCCATGCGATCGAAGTTGCTTGGAGCCGCGGCAATCTAGAATCCATTTCTTCCTTATTCGGCTACACCGTCAGCATGTCGAAAGCAAAACCGACGAACTCGGAATTCATCGCGATGGTGGCGGATAAGTTAAGATTAGAGCATAAGGCGTCTTAA
- a CDS encoding DUF2164 domain-containing protein → MYIRLPKEIKDQIIYKIKDYFYNERSEEIGDLAAGSLLDFVLKEIGPYFYNQGVKDAKEVFEQKMMSLEEDIQSLERPIIPYNKN, encoded by the coding sequence ATGTATATTCGGCTTCCGAAGGAAATTAAAGATCAAATTATTTATAAAATTAAGGATTATTTTTATAATGAACGGTCAGAAGAAATTGGTGATTTGGCAGCAGGAAGCCTACTTGATTTTGTTTTAAAAGAAATTGGGCCTTACTTTTATAACCAAGGTGTGAAAGATGCAAAAGAGGTATTTGAACAGAAAATGATGAGTTTAGAAGAGGATATACAATCTCTTGAAAGACCAATCATACCTTACAATAAGAATTAA
- a CDS encoding DUF2627 domain-containing protein: MVRMIALLILVIPGLLAALGIKWMRDTLFGILHSPFPFLSLQFLAGFLLFAGGLAFIGGFILYRDRKRNKVQPRFQNKKKTP; encoded by the coding sequence ATGGTACGAATGATCGCTCTTCTTATTTTAGTGATTCCCGGCTTATTGGCGGCGCTTGGAATTAAATGGATGCGCGACACCTTATTTGGTATTTTGCACTCTCCGTTTCCATTTCTTTCCTTGCAGTTTTTAGCGGGGTTCCTTTTGTTTGCAGGCGGTCTGGCATTTATCGGCGGATTTATTTTATATCGCGACCGCAAGCGCAATAAAGTGCAGCCGAGGTTTCAAAACAAGAAAAAAACACCTTAA
- a CDS encoding glycerophosphodiester phosphodiesterase, whose product MTKIFAHRGSAGTHPENTMIAFYEAERAGADGIELDVQLTKDGQIVVIHDETIDRTTDGTGWVKDFTYHELQQFNAAYKFADQYGTCRIPLLEEVLAWICSKPLLLNIELKNSLIAYEKLEEKVIAMIRHYRLEDRTVLSSFNHNSMAWCHRLAPAIETALLYIEPLYEPWHYVRVMQAKGLHPYHRNVTEPFIRQARRHQIAVRPFTINKESLMKKMFQYKVDAIFTDYPRQAREVLKKTP is encoded by the coding sequence ATGACAAAAATTTTCGCGCACCGCGGTTCCGCCGGCACGCATCCGGAAAATACGATGATTGCTTTTTATGAAGCAGAACGGGCGGGAGCAGACGGCATTGAATTAGATGTGCAACTGACAAAAGACGGACAAATTGTCGTCATTCATGATGAAACGATCGACCGAACGACTGATGGGACCGGCTGGGTCAAAGATTTTACGTATCATGAACTGCAGCAGTTTAATGCAGCATATAAATTTGCTGATCAATACGGCACCTGCCGCATTCCATTGCTAGAAGAAGTGCTTGCCTGGATTTGTTCAAAGCCACTTCTATTGAATATCGAATTAAAAAACAGCCTGATCGCCTACGAAAAATTGGAAGAAAAAGTGATCGCCATGATCCGTCACTATCGTCTTGAAGATAGAACCGTTCTCTCGTCCTTTAATCATAACAGCATGGCGTGGTGCCACCGCCTTGCCCCTGCGATCGAAACGGCTTTGCTGTATATCGAGCCGTTATATGAACCATGGCACTATGTCCGCGTTATGCAGGCAAAGGGGCTGCATCCTTATCATCGCAACGTGACAGAGCCGTTTATTCGCCAGGCCCGCCGTCATCAAATTGCCGTTCGCCCCTTTACCATTAACAAAGAATCTTTAATGAAAAAAATGTTCCAATACAAAGTCGATGCCATTTTTACCGATTATCCGCGTCAGGCGAGGGAAGTATTAAAAAAAACGCCTTAA
- a CDS encoding YycC family protein, with product MQPLKISLETAQKLAKALGMPIERIMHMPQHILVQKLLELEKKQNEQS from the coding sequence ATGCAGCCGCTAAAAATTTCGTTGGAAACGGCGCAAAAGCTGGCCAAAGCGCTAGGGATGCCGATCGAACGAATCATGCACATGCCACAGCACATTTTAGTGCAAAAATTGCTCGAACTGGAAAAAAAGCAAAATGAGCAATCGTAA
- a CDS encoding YqzG/YhdC family protein has protein sequence MKRTFMMLLLVAMASTSIPVHAEPKPYGKQTEQSIPSPPYAKWSTLAIRETNKKYPNAKIVDYLHVGRQTVSSTTTRETFKLWLKQGDREFGVYVRITFDTVTERIQAIVFEETER, from the coding sequence ATGAAAAGAACTTTTATGATGCTCTTGCTCGTGGCAATGGCTTCAACATCTATTCCTGTCCATGCTGAACCAAAACCATATGGAAAACAGACTGAACAATCTATTCCCAGTCCTCCATATGCAAAATGGAGTACATTAGCTATACGGGAAACCAACAAGAAGTATCCGAACGCGAAAATTGTTGATTATCTACATGTAGGTCGACAAACCGTATCCTCAACCACTACCCGAGAAACATTCAAACTTTGGCTAAAACAAGGAGATCGTGAGTTTGGGGTTTATGTAAGAATAACATTTGATACAGTAACCGAAAGGATTCAAGCAATCGTTTTTGAAGAAACAGAACGATAA